The following are from one region of the Qipengyuania flava genome:
- a CDS encoding enoyl-CoA hydratase-related protein, translating into MSYETIIVEKDGPLTTITLNRPDRLNAMPPQMADEIGAAFYDLGDSRAVLITGAGKGFCSGADLAARGERSALDSKGGSHRALQNHYNPAVNMVLRAPVPVICAVNGPAAGVGCSLALAGDFVLASKSAYFLQAFVNIGLVPDGGSTWLLARAIGRARATRMMMLGEKIGGEQAEDWGLIYKCTEDDALMDEAKALAEKLANGPTLAYATMKKNIAIAMDGNLTEVLLAEAEGQRIAGASADAMEGGMAFLQKRKPAFKGA; encoded by the coding sequence GTGAGCTACGAAACCATCATCGTCGAAAAGGACGGCCCGCTAACCACCATCACGCTCAACCGGCCCGACCGGCTGAACGCGATGCCGCCGCAGATGGCGGACGAGATCGGCGCGGCCTTCTATGACCTCGGCGATAGCCGCGCGGTGCTGATCACCGGCGCGGGCAAGGGCTTCTGCTCGGGCGCGGACCTGGCCGCGCGGGGTGAACGCAGCGCTCTCGACAGCAAGGGCGGCAGCCACCGCGCCTTGCAGAACCACTACAACCCGGCGGTGAACATGGTGCTGCGCGCGCCTGTCCCCGTGATCTGCGCGGTGAATGGCCCCGCGGCCGGTGTCGGTTGCAGCCTCGCGCTGGCGGGCGATTTCGTGCTCGCATCGAAGAGCGCCTATTTCCTCCAGGCCTTCGTCAACATCGGCCTCGTGCCCGACGGCGGTTCGACCTGGCTGCTCGCGCGCGCCATCGGCCGTGCGCGCGCCACGCGCATGATGATGCTGGGCGAGAAGATCGGCGGCGAGCAGGCGGAAGACTGGGGCCTGATCTACAAGTGCACCGAAGACGATGCTCTTATGGATGAGGCCAAAGCGCTGGCCGAAAAGCTCGCCAACGGCCCGACGCTTGCCTACGCCACGATGAAGAAGAACATCGCCATCGCGATGGATGGCAACCTAACCGAAGTGCTGCTGGCCGAGGCCGAAGGGCAGCGCATCGCCGGGGCCAGCGCGGACGCGATGGAAGGCGGCATGGCCTTCCTGCAAAAGCGCAAACCGGCCTTCAAGGGCGCGTAA
- the scpA gene encoding methylmalonyl-CoA mutase: MSDTPSYDDWKPLADKEVKGRDLIWNTPEGIAVKPLYTSADTQGIDPGVPGIAPFTRGPYASMYTGRPWTIRQYAGFSTAEESNAFYRRNLAAGQKGLSVAFDLATHRGYDSDHPRVVGDVGKAGVAIDTVRDMEILFDKIPLDQMSVSMTMNGAVIPVMAFYIVAAERQGVSQEKLAGTIQNDILKEFMVRNTYIYPPEPSMRIVSDIIAYTSANMPKFNSISISGYHMHEAGATAVQELAFTIADGKEYASRAMEAGLDIDAFAPRLSFFWGIGMNFFMEIAKMRAARALWHDVMEGLGAQNPKSKMLRTHCQTSGVSLQEQDPYNNVIRTTIEAMAAVLGGTQSLHTNALDEAIALPTDFSARIARNTQLVIQEETGITNVADPLGGSYYIESLTAALVEEARKLLDEVEAAGGMTEYVASGKPKAQIEEAAAAKQASVDKGDTVIVGVNKYRLPEEADIDTLDIDNHAVRQSQIARLKAVREERDEFACKAALDALARGAAQKEGNLLELAVEAARHDATLGEISQAMEDAYGRYDTMPKPVRGVYSEAYAEDTRYNQVIEGVKAVERRLGRAPKLMVAKMGQDGHDRGANVIASAFADMGFEVVSGPLFQTPEETRDMALENDVDAIGASSLAAGHKTLIPELITLLKEAGRPDIKVIAGGVIPQKDYDFLRDAGVQGIYGPGSNVIECAADVLRLLGHNMPPAGEDLDEAAE; encoded by the coding sequence ATGAGTGACACGCCAAGCTATGACGACTGGAAGCCCCTCGCCGACAAGGAGGTGAAGGGCCGCGATCTCATCTGGAACACGCCGGAAGGGATCGCCGTGAAACCGCTCTATACGAGCGCGGATACGCAGGGCATCGATCCCGGCGTGCCGGGCATCGCGCCGTTCACGCGTGGACCCTATGCCTCGATGTACACCGGCCGCCCGTGGACCATCCGCCAGTATGCGGGCTTCTCGACTGCCGAGGAATCGAACGCCTTCTATCGCCGCAACCTCGCGGCGGGTCAGAAGGGCCTCTCGGTCGCTTTCGACCTTGCCACGCACCGCGGCTATGACAGCGACCACCCGCGCGTCGTCGGCGATGTCGGCAAGGCGGGCGTCGCCATCGACACCGTGCGCGACATGGAAATCCTGTTCGACAAGATCCCGCTCGACCAGATGAGCGTCTCGATGACCATGAACGGCGCGGTGATCCCGGTCATGGCGTTCTACATCGTTGCGGCGGAGCGGCAGGGGGTGAGCCAGGAGAAGCTGGCCGGGACCATCCAGAACGACATCCTCAAGGAGTTCATGGTCCGCAACACCTATATCTATCCGCCCGAGCCGAGCATGCGGATCGTCTCCGACATCATCGCATATACCTCGGCCAACATGCCGAAATTCAACAGCATTTCGATCTCAGGCTATCACATGCACGAGGCAGGCGCCACGGCGGTGCAGGAACTGGCCTTTACCATCGCCGACGGCAAGGAATACGCTAGCCGAGCGATGGAAGCGGGGCTCGATATCGACGCTTTCGCGCCGCGCCTGTCCTTCTTCTGGGGCATCGGCATGAACTTCTTCATGGAGATCGCCAAGATGCGCGCAGCGCGCGCGCTGTGGCACGATGTGATGGAAGGGCTGGGGGCGCAGAACCCCAAGTCGAAGATGCTTCGGACCCACTGCCAGACCAGCGGCGTCTCGCTGCAGGAGCAGGACCCCTACAACAACGTCATCCGCACCACGATCGAAGCGATGGCAGCGGTGCTGGGCGGCACGCAGTCGCTCCACACCAATGCGCTCGACGAGGCGATTGCGCTGCCGACCGACTTCTCCGCCCGCATCGCGCGCAACACGCAGCTCGTGATCCAGGAAGAGACCGGCATCACCAATGTCGCCGATCCGCTGGGCGGCAGCTATTACATCGAAAGCCTTACCGCCGCTCTGGTGGAGGAAGCCCGCAAGCTTCTCGACGAGGTCGAGGCGGCAGGCGGGATGACCGAATATGTCGCCAGCGGTAAGCCCAAGGCCCAGATCGAGGAAGCGGCGGCCGCCAAGCAGGCGAGCGTCGACAAGGGCGACACGGTGATCGTGGGCGTCAACAAGTACCGCCTCCCCGAAGAGGCCGATATCGACACGCTCGACATCGACAACCACGCCGTTCGCCAGAGCCAGATCGCGCGCCTCAAGGCGGTGCGCGAGGAACGCGACGAATTTGCCTGCAAGGCCGCGCTCGATGCGCTCGCTCGCGGGGCGGCGCAGAAGGAAGGAAACCTCCTCGAACTCGCAGTGGAAGCCGCGCGCCACGATGCGACGCTCGGCGAAATCAGCCAGGCGATGGAAGACGCCTACGGCCGCTACGACACCATGCCGAAGCCTGTGCGCGGCGTGTATTCCGAGGCCTATGCCGAGGACACGCGCTACAACCAGGTGATCGAAGGCGTGAAGGCGGTCGAACGCCGCCTTGGCCGCGCGCCCAAGCTGATGGTCGCCAAGATGGGCCAGGACGGCCACGACCGCGGAGCGAACGTGATTGCCTCCGCCTTTGCCGACATGGGCTTCGAGGTCGTTTCCGGCCCGTTGTTCCAGACGCCGGAAGAAACCCGCGACATGGCGCTCGAAAACGATGTCGACGCCATCGGCGCGAGCAGCCTTGCGGCCGGTCACAAGACGCTGATCCCGGAACTGATCACGCTCCTCAAGGAAGCGGGCCGCCCGGATATCAAGGTGATCGCCGGCGGCGTGATCCCGCAGAAGGATTACGACTTCCTGCGCGATGCCGGGGTGCAGGGCATCTACGGCCCGGGCAGCAACGTGATCGAATGCGCGGCCGACGTGCTGCGCCTGCTCGGCCACAACATGCCGCCAGCCGGCGAGGATCTGGACGAGGCGGCGGAGTGA
- a CDS encoding DMT family transporter, with amino-acid sequence MSASSSSAFVPIAAMMFAAGLGIPVFAALNAGLGQQLGGPVAATAVTFAIGFVIATVMLTFTGYPPASAFTFEKPWLWIGAVVMLFYATSVAFSAPRIGLGNAIFFVLLGQIVAAAIIDHFGLLGSIQSAITPKRALGLVVMAIGLYLARKPV; translated from the coding sequence GTGAGCGCCTCCTCCTCCAGCGCCTTTGTTCCGATTGCGGCGATGATGTTTGCCGCCGGGCTGGGCATCCCCGTTTTCGCCGCGCTCAACGCCGGGCTGGGCCAGCAACTGGGCGGGCCGGTCGCGGCAACGGCGGTGACCTTTGCCATCGGCTTCGTGATCGCCACCGTGATGCTGACCTTCACCGGCTATCCCCCGGCAAGCGCCTTCACCTTCGAAAAGCCGTGGCTCTGGATCGGGGCCGTGGTGATGCTCTTCTACGCCACATCGGTGGCCTTCTCAGCGCCCCGGATCGGGCTCGGCAACGCGATCTTCTTCGTGCTGCTCGGCCAGATCGTCGCGGCGGCCATTATCGACCATTTCGGCCTGCTTGGCTCCATCCAGAGCGCGATTACGCCCAAGCGTGCGCTCGGCCTGGTGGTCATGGCAATCGGCCTCTACCTAGCCAGAAAGCCCGTATGA
- the bioB gene encoding biotin synthase BioB, with protein sequence MTQTRTDWTREEIAELFDLPFTELLFQAASVHREYHPPEQIQLCTLLSIKTGGCPEDCGYCSQSVKADSGVEATKLMEVQSVLQRAAQAKDAGSQRFCMGAAWRNPKDRDMPAIVEIVKGVRAMGLETCMTLGMLTPKQADMLKEAGLDYYNHNVDTGPEYYERVISTRNYQDRLDTLQNVRDAGINVCSGGIVGMGETREDRVGFVHTLATLERHPESVPVNALVPVKGTVLGDMLADTPLAKIDDIEFVRTVAVARITMPMSMVRLSAGRESMSEATQALCFLAGANSIFTGDKLLTAPNAGDDSDSALFAKLGLTALAQEEPLRACKVAEPAE encoded by the coding sequence ATGACCCAGACCCGTACCGACTGGACCCGCGAGGAAATCGCGGAGCTGTTCGACCTTCCCTTTACCGAGCTGCTCTTCCAAGCCGCCAGTGTCCACCGCGAGTACCATCCGCCCGAGCAGATCCAGCTCTGCACGCTGCTGTCGATCAAGACCGGCGGGTGCCCGGAGGACTGCGGCTATTGCTCGCAGTCGGTGAAGGCCGATAGCGGCGTCGAGGCGACCAAGCTGATGGAGGTGCAGTCTGTCCTCCAGCGCGCGGCGCAGGCCAAGGATGCAGGCAGCCAGCGCTTCTGCATGGGCGCGGCATGGCGCAACCCCAAGGACCGCGACATGCCTGCTATCGTCGAGATCGTGAAGGGCGTACGCGCCATGGGGCTGGAGACCTGCATGACGCTGGGCATGCTGACGCCGAAGCAGGCGGATATGCTCAAGGAAGCGGGCCTCGATTACTACAACCACAATGTCGACACGGGGCCGGAATATTACGAGCGCGTGATCTCGACCCGCAACTACCAGGACCGGCTCGACACGCTGCAGAACGTGCGCGATGCGGGGATCAATGTGTGCAGCGGCGGGATCGTCGGCATGGGCGAAACGCGCGAAGATCGTGTCGGCTTCGTCCACACACTCGCCACGCTCGAACGCCATCCCGAAAGCGTGCCGGTGAACGCGCTCGTGCCGGTCAAGGGAACAGTGCTGGGCGACATGCTGGCCGACACGCCGCTCGCCAAGATCGATGATATCGAGTTCGTTCGTACCGTGGCGGTGGCGCGCATCACCATGCCGATGAGCATGGTGCGGCTTTCCGCAGGCCGCGAGAGCATGAGCGAAGCCACTCAGGCTCTCTGCTTCCTCGCGGGTGCGAACTCGATCTTCACCGGCGACAAGCTGCTGACCGCACCCAATGCGGGCGACGACAGCGATAGCGCGCTGTTCGCAAAGCTTGGCCTGACGGCGCTGGCGCAGGAAGAACCCCTCAGGGCCTGCAAGGTGGCGGAACCGGCCGAGTGA
- a CDS encoding acetyl-CoA carboxylase biotin carboxylase subunit produces the protein MFTRILIANRGEIACRVIKTARRMGIATVAVYSDADARAPFVRMADEAVHIGPAPAAESYLIADKIIAACKQTGAQAVHPGYGFLSERASFVEALAAENIAFIGPPANAIAAMGDKIESKKIAREAGVNVVPGFVGEIRDTDHAVEISNDIGYPVMMKASAGGGGKGMRLAYSEKDVREGFESVKREGLNSFGDDRVFIEKFIEDPRHIEIQILGDTHGNVIYLNERECSIQRRHQKVVEEAPSPFVTPQMRKAMGEQCVALSKAVGYHSAGTVELIVSGADKTGESFYFLEMNTRLQVEHPVTEAITGVDLVEQMIRVAAGEKLSITQDDVKIDGWAIENRVYAEDPYRGFLPSTGRLVRYQPPVEPWADDGAENGRRGVDGIRVDDGVFEGGEVSMFYDPMIAKLVTWGETRDEAADLQIAALDAFRIEGLGHNVDFLSAIMQHERFRSGELTTGFIAEEYPDGFEGAPASDELTRVLAAVGGVIATADADRARRIDQQLDSDNYAPGDWTIRIGEREEGSTTHDVRLEENALTVDGEQVTIEMQYTPGETLVDVALFENGADEEAEPVETFTFQLKPTRTGYAITTRGATHHLRILQTRIAHLASHMIEKEPPDLSKMLICPMPGLLVKLHVAEGEEVQPGQPLATVEAMKMENILRAEKQATVGTINASEGDSLAVDEVILELE, from the coding sequence ATGTTCACAAGAATCCTCATCGCAAACCGCGGCGAAATCGCGTGCCGGGTCATCAAGACGGCCAGGCGCATGGGTATCGCAACCGTTGCGGTCTATTCCGATGCCGATGCCCGCGCGCCTTTCGTGCGCATGGCGGACGAGGCGGTGCATATCGGCCCGGCACCGGCAGCCGAAAGCTACCTGATAGCCGACAAGATCATCGCTGCCTGCAAGCAGACCGGCGCCCAGGCCGTCCACCCGGGCTACGGCTTCCTGTCCGAACGCGCGAGCTTCGTCGAGGCGCTGGCCGCCGAAAACATCGCCTTCATCGGCCCGCCGGCCAACGCGATTGCCGCAATGGGCGACAAGATCGAATCCAAGAAGATCGCGCGCGAGGCGGGTGTGAACGTCGTCCCAGGCTTCGTCGGCGAAATCCGCGATACCGACCACGCGGTCGAGATTTCGAACGACATCGGCTACCCGGTGATGATGAAGGCCAGCGCCGGCGGTGGCGGCAAGGGCATGCGCCTGGCGTACTCGGAAAAGGACGTGCGCGAAGGCTTCGAAAGCGTGAAGCGTGAGGGCCTGAACTCCTTCGGCGACGACCGCGTCTTCATCGAGAAATTCATCGAGGACCCGCGCCACATCGAGATCCAGATCCTCGGCGATACGCACGGCAATGTGATCTACCTCAACGAGCGCGAATGCTCGATCCAGCGCCGCCACCAGAAGGTGGTGGAAGAGGCACCGTCGCCCTTTGTGACCCCGCAGATGCGCAAGGCCATGGGCGAACAGTGCGTCGCCCTGTCCAAGGCTGTCGGCTATCACAGCGCGGGCACGGTCGAGCTGATCGTCTCGGGCGCGGACAAGACCGGCGAGAGCTTCTACTTCCTTGAAATGAACACCCGCCTGCAGGTGGAGCATCCCGTTACCGAAGCGATCACCGGCGTCGACCTGGTCGAACAAATGATCCGCGTCGCGGCAGGCGAAAAGCTTTCGATCACGCAGGACGACGTCAAAATCGACGGCTGGGCGATCGAGAACCGCGTCTACGCCGAAGACCCCTATCGCGGCTTCCTGCCCTCCACAGGCCGCCTGGTGCGCTACCAGCCGCCGGTCGAGCCGTGGGCTGACGATGGCGCGGAGAACGGGCGCCGCGGAGTCGACGGTATCCGCGTCGACGATGGCGTCTTCGAAGGCGGCGAGGTTTCGATGTTCTACGACCCGATGATCGCCAAGCTGGTGACCTGGGGCGAGACCCGCGACGAGGCAGCCGACCTGCAGATCGCGGCCCTCGACGCCTTCCGCATCGAGGGGCTCGGCCACAATGTCGATTTCCTCAGCGCGATCATGCAGCACGAGCGCTTCCGTTCGGGTGAGCTGACCACCGGCTTCATCGCGGAAGAATATCCTGATGGCTTCGAGGGTGCGCCGGCCTCCGATGAGCTCACCAGGGTCCTGGCAGCCGTCGGCGGGGTGATCGCCACTGCCGATGCCGACCGCGCGCGCCGGATCGACCAGCAGCTCGACAGCGACAACTATGCGCCGGGCGACTGGACCATCCGCATCGGGGAGCGTGAAGAAGGTTCGACCACGCATGACGTCCGGCTCGAAGAGAACGCCCTGACCGTCGATGGCGAGCAGGTCACTATCGAGATGCAGTACACCCCCGGTGAAACGCTGGTGGACGTGGCCCTCTTTGAGAACGGCGCCGACGAGGAAGCCGAGCCGGTCGAGACCTTCACCTTCCAGCTCAAGCCCACGCGCACCGGCTACGCCATCACCACGCGCGGTGCGACGCACCACTTGCGGATCCTGCAGACCCGCATCGCCCATCTCGCATCGCACATGATCGAGAAGGAACCGCCCGACCTTTCCAAGATGCTCATCTGCCCGATGCCGGGCCTGCTGGTGAAGCTGCATGTGGCGGAGGGCGAGGAAGTCCAGCCGGGCCAGCCGCTTGCCACGGTCGAGGCGATGAAGATGGAGAACATCCTGCGCGCCGAAAAACAGGCGACCGTCGGCACTATCAACGCCTCTGAAGGCGATTCCCTGGCAGTAGACGAGGTCATCCTCGAGCTAGAATAG
- a CDS encoding cyclase family protein, whose translation MTRFIDLSIPITNDVISDPEVMRPKVTYMTHESTWQQIAMFFPGLEKDDLPDGEGWAVEMLELSTHNGTHMDAPWHYHSTTDDGASPAPSIDEAPLDRFFRPGVKLDFSHFPHGHVVSAKEVEEAFDAIEYALQPLDIVLVQSGAVYGTENFTDQGVGLGAEATLWLTEHGVEVVGTDAWSWDAPFSHTAKRWAETKDPAIIWEGHKAGRIRPYYQIEKLTNLESLPAHGFTFSCFPVKIERASAGWIRAVAMVEE comes from the coding sequence ATGACCCGTTTCATCGACCTTTCGATCCCGATCACCAACGACGTAATCTCTGACCCGGAGGTGATGCGGCCCAAGGTCACCTACATGACCCACGAAAGCACATGGCAACAGATCGCTATGTTCTTCCCGGGTCTGGAGAAGGACGATCTGCCCGATGGCGAAGGCTGGGCGGTCGAGATGCTGGAGCTGTCCACGCACAACGGCACGCACATGGACGCGCCCTGGCATTATCACTCGACGACCGATGATGGTGCCAGCCCTGCCCCGAGCATCGATGAAGCCCCGCTCGACCGGTTCTTCCGCCCAGGCGTAAAGCTCGATTTTTCGCACTTCCCCCATGGCCATGTGGTGAGCGCGAAGGAGGTCGAGGAAGCCTTCGATGCAATCGAGTATGCGCTGCAACCGCTCGATATCGTTCTGGTCCAGTCGGGCGCCGTTTACGGGACAGAGAATTTCACGGATCAGGGCGTGGGTCTCGGCGCAGAGGCCACCCTGTGGCTGACCGAGCATGGCGTAGAGGTCGTCGGCACCGATGCCTGGAGCTGGGACGCGCCGTTCAGCCACACGGCCAAGCGCTGGGCCGAGACGAAGGATCCGGCGATCATCTGGGAAGGCCATAAGGCTGGCCGTATCCGGCCCTACTACCAGATCGAGAAGCTCACCAACCTCGAAAGCCTGCCAGCCCACGGCTTCACCTTCAGCTGCTTCCCGGTGAAGATCGAACGCGCCAGCGCGGGCTGGATCCGCGCGGTGGCGATGGTGGAGGAGTAA
- a CDS encoding peptide MFS transporter yields MTVAEATPELHLYDAEDTSFLGHPKGLGYLAFTEAWERFSFYGMQALLVLYMVNYLLLPGTVGEVAGIEQLRSLYGGLEGQAFASAIFGTYAACVYLTPIFGGLLADRVLGKRRTVLLGAITMALGHFLMAFNVTFLLALLCLILGSGMFKGNISSQVGSLYKPEDLRRADAFQIFYLGINAGVIASPLVVGTLGETMGWHWGFGAAGVGMVIGLIIYIAGQKYLPREHFDVAAKGAAAEPKDPMSRTDWLATIALLLLIPVLAVAIVPNNQIFNAYLVWGDQSFALYWGEEKLPTTWLITLDAVVSVSFLAIVAGFYRWWKTKWTEPDELTKIIIGSLFSIGGMACLYLAAATTPAGEKIGLFWPVMFHIVNSIGFAHMLPVSLALFARLAPKQISGTVIGLYFIAFFLGNSMVGYVGGWFETMPVTQFWLIHMGFAAAAGAVFVLFKLLLAPRLMHDAEPEDAALS; encoded by the coding sequence ATGACCGTCGCCGAAGCGACCCCCGAACTGCATTTGTACGATGCCGAAGACACCAGCTTCCTCGGCCACCCCAAGGGCCTCGGCTACCTTGCCTTTACCGAAGCGTGGGAGCGGTTTTCCTTCTACGGCATGCAGGCGCTGCTGGTCCTCTACATGGTCAACTACCTGCTGCTTCCCGGTACCGTGGGCGAAGTCGCCGGAATCGAGCAACTGCGCAGCCTGTACGGCGGGCTCGAAGGGCAGGCCTTCGCCAGCGCGATCTTCGGCACTTATGCGGCCTGCGTCTACCTGACCCCGATCTTCGGCGGCCTGCTGGCCGACCGGGTGCTGGGCAAGCGGCGCACCGTTCTGCTCGGCGCGATCACAATGGCGCTTGGCCATTTCCTGATGGCCTTCAACGTCACCTTCCTGCTCGCCCTGCTGTGCCTGATCCTCGGCTCGGGCATGTTCAAGGGCAATATCTCGAGCCAGGTGGGCAGCCTCTACAAGCCCGAGGACCTGCGCCGTGCGGACGCTTTCCAGATCTTCTACCTCGGCATCAATGCGGGCGTGATCGCCAGTCCGCTGGTGGTCGGCACGCTGGGCGAAACCATGGGCTGGCACTGGGGCTTTGGCGCCGCAGGCGTCGGGATGGTGATCGGCCTGATCATCTACATCGCCGGACAAAAATACCTCCCGCGCGAGCATTTCGACGTGGCGGCGAAGGGAGCAGCGGCCGAACCCAAGGACCCGATGAGTCGCACCGACTGGCTCGCGACCATCGCCCTCCTCCTGCTCATCCCGGTGCTGGCGGTGGCAATCGTGCCGAACAACCAGATCTTCAACGCCTACCTCGTCTGGGGCGACCAGAGCTTCGCCCTCTACTGGGGCGAGGAGAAGCTGCCGACGACATGGCTGATCACGCTCGACGCGGTCGTGTCGGTCAGCTTCCTTGCCATCGTTGCCGGGTTCTATCGTTGGTGGAAGACCAAATGGACCGAGCCCGACGAGCTGACCAAGATCATCATCGGTTCGCTGTTCTCGATCGGCGGAATGGCGTGCCTCTACCTTGCCGCGGCCACCACGCCTGCAGGCGAGAAGATCGGCCTTTTCTGGCCGGTCATGTTCCATATCGTGAACTCGATCGGCTTTGCGCACATGCTGCCGGTCAGCCTCGCGCTGTTCGCCCGCCTCGCGCCCAAGCAGATCAGCGGCACGGTGATCGGGCTTTATTTCATCGCCTTCTTCCTCGGCAATTCGATGGTCGGCTATGTCGGCGGCTGGTTCGAGACCATGCCGGTGACGCAGTTCTGGCTGATCCATATGGGCTTTGCCGCGGCCGCCGGGGCCGTCTTCGTCCTCTTCAAGCTTCTCCTCGCACCGCGGCTGATGCATGATGCCGAGCCGGAGGACGCTGCCCTGTCATGA
- the aroB gene encoding 3-dehydroquinate synthase yields the protein MAVIDVELAGREYEVRVGPGLLYDIAGEASAFIRKGYVCIVADENARKSWGETVARSLQNAGVEPRWFDVPSGEASKSWESLAKLTDWLLEQGVERGDHVVALGGGVVGDLTGFACAILKRGCGFVQVPTTLLAQVDSSVGGKTAINTAAGKNLIGAFHQPSLVLADLDTLSTLPSRELRAGYAEVLKYGVLGDRDFFEWLEDRAYAVLALQRQSLEEAVAQSVAAKARIVAEDERETTGARALLNLGHTFGHALEAETGFSDRLLHGEAVALGMVLAARYSVRRGLMGADEAERITRAVDAAGLPAEISALGITCNGAELTAHMLHDKKMDAGMLPFILLRGIGQAFLDREVHLGDVAAFLDEQLQAH from the coding sequence ATGGCTGTAATCGACGTCGAACTGGCGGGGCGCGAATACGAGGTGCGCGTGGGGCCGGGCCTGCTTTACGATATCGCCGGAGAGGCCTCCGCCTTCATCCGCAAGGGTTACGTCTGCATCGTTGCGGACGAAAACGCGCGCAAGAGCTGGGGCGAGACGGTCGCCCGCTCTCTGCAGAATGCAGGAGTAGAGCCGCGCTGGTTCGACGTGCCCTCAGGCGAGGCGTCGAAGAGCTGGGAGAGCCTCGCAAAGCTCACCGACTGGCTGCTGGAACAAGGCGTCGAACGCGGCGATCATGTCGTTGCTCTGGGCGGCGGCGTGGTCGGCGACCTGACCGGCTTTGCTTGCGCGATTCTCAAGCGCGGCTGCGGCTTCGTTCAAGTCCCCACCACCCTGCTTGCGCAGGTCGACAGCTCGGTCGGCGGAAAGACCGCGATCAACACAGCTGCGGGCAAGAACCTCATCGGGGCCTTCCACCAGCCCTCGCTCGTGCTTGCCGATCTCGATACGCTTTCCACCCTGCCCTCGCGCGAGCTGCGTGCCGGCTATGCCGAAGTGCTGAAATACGGGGTGCTCGGTGACCGCGATTTCTTCGAATGGCTGGAAGACCGCGCCTATGCGGTGCTCGCCCTGCAGCGCCAGTCGTTAGAGGAAGCCGTGGCGCAAAGCGTGGCGGCCAAGGCGCGCATCGTGGCCGAAGACGAACGCGAGACCACCGGCGCTCGCGCATTGCTCAACCTCGGACACACCTTCGGCCATGCGCTGGAGGCGGAAACCGGCTTTTCCGACCGTTTGCTGCACGGCGAAGCGGTCGCGCTCGGCATGGTGCTCGCCGCACGCTATTCCGTGCGCCGCGGCCTGATGGGCGCGGACGAGGCCGAACGGATCACCCGCGCGGTCGACGCTGCCGGTCTGCCTGCGGAGATCTCTGCGCTTGGCATCACCTGCAACGGCGCCGAGCTCACCGCGCATATGCTGCACGACAAGAAAATGGACGCAGGCATGCTGCCATTCATCCTGCTGCGCGGAATCGGGCAGGCCTTCCTAGACCGGGAAGTCCATCTGGGCGACGTAGCAGCCTTCCTCGACGAGCAATTGCAGGCCCACTGA
- a CDS encoding shikimate kinase produces the protein MTHASAMTPEEIGNIARRIDRPVVLVGLMGVGKSTVGRRLAAMLGTDFIDVDDEIERAADRSVSEIFAAHGEAYFRDGERRVIARLMDESHGVIATGGGAFVDPETRALILERAIAVWLDCDIDTLVERTSRRDNRPLLRQGNPREILTELKDRRGAFYAEAQVHVVTDDGPHIETAQRILGAIDAWL, from the coding sequence ATGACCCATGCAAGCGCCATGACACCGGAAGAGATCGGCAACATTGCCCGGCGTATCGACCGGCCGGTGGTGCTGGTCGGACTGATGGGTGTGGGCAAATCCACGGTCGGAAGGCGGCTTGCGGCTATGCTGGGCACCGATTTCATTGATGTCGATGACGAGATCGAACGCGCGGCCGACCGCTCGGTCAGCGAAATCTTCGCCGCTCACGGAGAGGCCTATTTCCGCGATGGCGAGCGCCGCGTGATAGCCCGGCTGATGGACGAATCGCATGGAGTGATCGCGACCGGGGGCGGCGCCTTCGTCGATCCCGAAACGCGCGCCCTGATCCTGGAACGCGCCATCGCCGTCTGGCTCGATTGCGATATCGACACGCTGGTCGAGCGGACCTCGCGGCGCGATAACCGTCCGCTTTTACGCCAGGGTAACCCTCGCGAAATACTCACCGAACTGAAAGATCGGCGCGGCGCCTTCTATGCCGAGGCACAGGTCCATGTCGTTACCGATGACGGACCGCATATCGAAACCGCGCAGCGCATATTGGGGGCGATCGACGCATGGCTGTAA